The nucleotide sequence GCAATACAGTCCTTAGAATTGCAAGATGCTTTACTTTCATCATTTTTGGCGATGCACACTTTATCATTTAAGATGGATTTGTGAATATTTAACCCTGGTCCTTCATTTGTTTGTTGCTGTGATAAATTGCAATTTGTCATTCCATCATCTAATTTACAAAtctgcaaatgtattttctttgactGGTGTTGTTTCTCTAGAACTTGTGTGGTATTTTGGCTTGCtaacatttttccccttcttgaaCTAGAAGTAATAGATGCATATGTATTCAGGCTCGGACTGATGTTAGATTTCGAAAGCACTGGCCCAACGTTCTTCAGACAGGAAGGAGAGTTTGCCTCATTGTGACTCGCTTCACTTGAAGTGTGACCTGCAGCTGAGTTATCAGAATAAACAGAAGTAGTCATTTGTCCACCAGACTctcttttccactgaaatacaGATACACCTTGTTTTACGTATGCTTTCTCAGACGTTATCTGAATAAAGCTGCTGTGGGTAGGAATTTTGCCTGGCATATTTTGAACAGGTTTGTAAACTTGAGTTATGCTGGACCTGCAAACAGTCAACACAGAAGAGGAAGCACCCATATTTTTTACTGGTGAAtgtctttcagcattttttcttttcttcccatcaATTTGATTTGTAGTCTTTCCATTCATTTGCATTaactttcctttgaaaattgGTATAATTTTGTTgactttttggggggggaattCAAAGGCTGAACTTACAGGCATTCCTAAGGATTTCAGAACTGGTGAATTTGATACTCCTGATATTTGCCTCTGATTCATTGATTGCTCTTTTACTTCAACGCTAACCTTTTCCATACTTCTGCTGCTCGAAAAAATATGTGGTTTTGGCTCTTTGATCAAACGCTCCATCCAGTGGCTATTTTCTGTACTGCGTGGTGAAGAAACGCTATGCAAAGTCTGTTTCTTTGGAGGAGCCTGGGTTAGAGATACTACACAAACCATCTCATCAGCCAATTTCATATGCTTAGATTTTACTTCCTGCAATACAACAAGAGTTGTTAAATCGAATGAACTGGATTTAAAAATCTGATAGTGACACCTAATGCATCACTTTATGATATATACCTGATACACACGACAATATATTAGTGTATACATTCCCATTTTGAGTTAGAgcaatctgtattttaaacagtattttgttGTCATTATAAGTGaagatttgttttctcctccccCAGCTGTTTGTTTATAAACTATGCTGGAGTATCGTATTTCTCAGAAGGAAAGACTTAAATTACAGCCATTATCTTGGTTTagtgctttccagctgggtaaTGCCCTTTTAAGGGGGGCTCTGCAAAGAGAGTTTTTCTGACAGTGCTCCTTGTCTTTTAAGCCTTCTAAGGACATTCCAAGCAAAAGAGAGTCTGGATATCtataaaaactgcagaagacAAGGAGGAGCCATTTTAGCTTTGATCACAGAAGAGCCATAAACAGGAACTGTGTTTTCAAAGAGGATTATACCATTTCAGAATCTCTGCAATTTCTGTCAGTATTCTTTGTTCAGAATTAATTACTTTACTTCTCCATTTACACACTACTACCAAAGAAATTTGAGTCTCAGCCTTTGCTAAAACCTCAAATTACAGGCATTGTGATTGCTTGCCTCCTTTCCTTTACTCCACAGAATAAATCTTACAGTTTTAGTGCTTTTAAATGCCTA is from Anser cygnoides isolate HZ-2024a breed goose chromosome 2, Taihu_goose_T2T_genome, whole genome shotgun sequence and encodes:
- the C2H18orf63 gene encoding uncharacterized protein C18orf63 homolog isoform X4; the protein is MWNKAGHLLVQGKDFLSRTGRQNAVVLGLNVSETQLCISVEACSIRLPPPELEDFDISANIIKLFDSNENTVIHRHSILTNWCYVLPSMKMGQIINISHVIPPESPFHSYKEFQMHWKNLYGYILPEDLEERKIYLSVYFKPIGERFFTYPLSCIRSQPVQYFARMDSESVLNSFISDLKCKFSHLCGFPVKMTSKALYATQELSRAPVREVKSKHMKLADEMVCVVSLTQAPPKKQTLHSVSSPRSTENSHWMERLIKEPKPHIFSSSRSMEKVSVEVKEQSMNQRQISGVSNSPVLKSLGMPVSSAFEFPPQKVNKIIPIFKGKLMQMNGKTTNQIDGKKRKNAERHSPVKNMGASSSVLTVCRSSITQVYKPVQNMPGKIPTHSSFIQITSEKAYVKQGVSVFQWKRESGGQMTTSVYSDNSAAGHTSSEASHNEANSPSCLKNVGPVLSKSNISPSLNTYASITSSSRRGKMLASQNTTQVLEKQHQSKKIHLQICKLDDGMTNCNLSQQQTNEGPGLNIHKSILNDKVCIAKNDESKASCNSKDCIAKTTYLPSRPNSEQMFTGKENLRCDETLDSKLTYSMKESNMEASVKKGCARRRQKEEGPSKLKKVKRSKPSI